The genomic region CCGTGCCAAGCCCGGTCAGGCTGGCCAGCACCAGGCCGGCGACAGTGCACAGCACAAGCCACTTGTCGAAAGCGACGCCGCCCGTGCGACCGGCGACCGATGGTGTGGAAGCTCCGGAACGCACCTGCTCAGGCATCGGTACCCCAATCCTCGGTCATCGGATCGGCTGCGGTGGGCGGGAACTGCAGATGGAAACCGCGCGTGGCCAGGTTCTCTCGAACCACGGCCGGATCCTCCTGGGCCAGTTTGCGCTCCGGGGTCAGCACCACTTCCAGCACGTAGGCCAACTGGCCGAGCTGGCCGCGCAACGGTTCGGGCAGGCGGGCGAAATCGTCGCGCGCGGCCAGATATATATAGGTGTCGGCTTTGCGCAGACTTTTGTAGACGTAGGCTTGCATCGGTCGCTGCGGCGGCGCCCGGGGGAAGGCGCGGCGATTGGAGACAAGCATACCCGGACGACAGGTGAAGAGTGGAGGGGAAGCCACCTCCAGCCGCCCGGAAAACTGCCGTCATTCACGTACAGGCGGAATCCATCGACGTCACCCCTTCAAGAACCAGGTCCCTGGCCACCACCTGCGCTGGGGTGATAGTCGGGACGCTCCCGCGGGCATGACCGATGGCCCGGCCGGGCCTTGAGCCGGCCTGCTACCCTGCGTCGGTTTTCCGCACGAATCCCGATGACGATGCGCCTTTGCCGAAGCCTGCCTGCCACCCTGCTTGCCGCCGCGCTCCTCGGCGGCCCCGCCCTGGCCGCCGACCCGCCGACGCTGGCGCCGTCCGAGCCGCTGACCCTGGCCCAGACCATGGCCGATCCGGACTGGATCGGCCCGCCGGTCGAGGCCGCGTGGTGGAGCTGGGACGGCCGCAGCGTGCAGTACCGTCTCAAGCGCGACGGCTCGCCGGTGCGCGACACCTGGCGCCAGGGCATCGACGGGGGCACCGCACAGATGGTGGATGGCGCCGACCTTGCCGACCTCGATGGCAGACGTCCGGTCTACGACTCCCAGCGCAGGCGCATGGCCTTCGTCCGCAACGGCGATATCTTCGTCCGCGACCTGCACAACGGCGTGCTGACCCAGGTCACCCGCAGCGAGGCCCACGAATCGCGACCGCAGTGGAGCCGCGACGGCAACCTGGTGTTCCGCGCCGGCAACGACTGGTTCCAGTGGCGCGCCGGCCAGGGCATCAGCCAGGCCGCGCTGGTCAAGGCCACCGACGATCCGGGCAAGGCGCCGAAGGCCGACGACCTGCGTGACCGCCAGCTGCGCCTGGTCGAGACCCTGCGCACCGAGCGCGAGCAACGCGACACCCAGCGCGAGCAGGACATGCAATGGCGCGCCGCCGACCCGACCCGTGCGCCGGCCCCGGTATACCTGGGCAAGGACGTGGTGATCGAGGACAGCGTGCTGTCGCCCGACGGTCGCTGGCTGCTGGCAGTCACCCACGCCAAGGGCGACAACGGTGGGCAGCGCGGCAAGATGCCCAAGTACGTCACCGAGTCAGGCTACGAGGAGTTCGAGGAGGTCCGCACCCGGGTCGGCCGCAAGGATCCTCAGCCGCACCGCCTGTGGCTGGTCGAAACGGCAACGGCCAAGGTGAACGAGTTGAAATTCGACGCCCTGCCCGGCATCGGCGACGACCCGCTGGCCTCGCTGCGCAAGGCTGCCGACCAGGACCCGCTCAAGGGCGAGCGCCCGCTGCGGGTGGCGATCGACGGCAGCGGCCCGGCGATCGAATGGAGCGACGACGGCCGCAACGTCGCGGTGATGCTGCGTGCGATCGACAACAAGGATCGCTGGATCGCGACGGTCGACCTGGCCAACGCCAGGCTGCAGCCACGCCATCGCCTCACCGACCCGGCCTGGATCAACTGGCGCTACAACGATTTCGGCTGGACCCCGGACGGCACGTTGTGGTTGTTGTCGGAGCAGAGCGGCTACTCGCACCTGTATGTGATCGAGGGCAACGGCAGACCGCGCGCCCTGACCTCGGGCCGGTGGGAAGTCTCCAGCCCGCAGCTGTCGGCCGACGGTCGCAGCTTCTACTTCACCTGCAACCGCGACTGGCCCGGCGACTACGAAGTCTGCACGGTCGACCGCGACGGCGGCAACGTGCGCGAGGTGACCGCACTGGACGGTGTCGAGGATTTCGCGCTGTCACCGGATGGGACCCGGCTGCTGGTCCGCCATTCCGCCAGCTACCTGCCACCGCAGGTGGCCGTGATCGGCACCGACGGCAGCGGCCTGGCCCGGCTGACCGATACCCGCAAGCCCGCGTTCAAGCACCGCGACTGGATCGAGCCCGAATACGTGCAGGTGCCCAGTCGCCACGGTGCCGATGCCATCTGGGGCAAGTTCTACGGACCGAAGGACTACGTACCGGGCCGCAGCTATCCGATCGTCCTGTTCGTGCACGGCGCCGGCTACCTGCAGAACGTGCACGATCGCTACCCCGTCTACTTCCGCGAGCAGATGTTCCACAACCTGCTGGTCGACAGCGGCTACATCGTGCTCGACCTCGATTACCGCGCCAGCGCCGGCCATGGCCGCGACTGGCGTACCGCAATCTACCGGCAGATGGGCCACCCCGAGCTTGAGGATTACCTCGACGGCATCGAATGGCTGGTCGAACAGAAGCAGGGCGACCGCGACCGCGTCGGCATCTATGGCGGCAGCTACGGCGGCTTCATGGCCTTCATGGCGCTGTTCCGCGAACCGGGCGTGTTCAAGGCCGGCGCTGCCCTGCGCCCGGTCACCGACTGGTCGCAGTACAACCACGAGTACACCAGCAACATCCTCAACACGCCCGAACTCGACCCCGAGGCCTACCAGCGCTCTTCACCCATCGAGTATGCCGAAGGCCTGCAGGACCACCTGCTGATCGCCCACGGCATGATCGACGACAACGTGTTCTACAAGGACTCGGTGATGCTGGCCCAGCGCCTGATCGAACTGCGCAAGGACAAGTGGGAACTGGCCAGCTACCCGATGGAGCGCCACGGCTTCGTGCATCCGGACAGCTGGTATGACGAGTATCGGCGGATTTTCGAGTTGTTCGAGCGGGCGTTGAAGGACGGGGAGTAAATCCAAGGCTGGGCCGGCACTGGGACCACTCGGCCGGCCTCGGTCACCTCGCTCCCCACACATCAAGAAAGCGTCAGGGATTCGCCGGCGGGGGCTGCGTCCGCCCCTCCGCCCGTTCCAGCGCATCCTCCGGCAGCACCTGCGACGGCGGCGGAACCTGGTTCTCGACCGACACAATCTGCACCGCATCCTGTGTATACCTGTTCATTACCTCTTGAATCCGCCGCTGCTTCTTCGATCGCGACCACTTCTTCTTGCCCCTGATCTGGCTCACTTCGCTCATCACCGTCTGCTGCATCGCCTGCAGTGACATGGATGCCGCGCTTGACATACCGCCCAGGCCCGAGGCCGCCGGACACACCCGCGCATACTGCGCCGCCGATACCGGATTGAAATAATACGGGTTGATCACCTGAAATTGCCCCGTCTGCCATACCACCGAAATCCAGCCATCGTACGGCGCGCCGATGGTGCAGAACAGGAAGGGGTTGTTGCCGTAGTGAGTGAGATATTCGAAGCAGCCGCCCCCCCGCCTGGACACATCTGCGCCCGTGCGGGTGCGGGCGCGATCGTGGCCATGGACAGCGCGGTGGCGAGCAAGACAAGAGAGGGACGGAAAGGCTTCATTGCAATCTCCTTGAAAATCAATTGAACAGAGTCATTAACCAACCATGGTTGAACTTGACATGTTTTCGTTGTTGCGGTTACGCCTGAGTCTGCCCCTGTGGCCACCTAGATTCAATGGCCTCCAGCGTCTTCGGACCATCATGCGGTCCACGGCCCACGGCCAGGCCGATCATCGTGACCGCCCGCTCCTTCTCCTTTGATGCGTCGATGTCGTCCTCCGGCGAGCCCTCTTCGCCCGTGATCACCCAGTGGAACCCATTCTTCATGTCCGTGGTCACGTAGCGCGTGATCGGATCGTCGAAGCTTCCGAACGAGATCGCCGCCGTCACGATCAGCACCGCGCGCAGCGTGTTGACCGTCAACTGC from Lysobacter alkalisoli harbors:
- a CDS encoding YcgL domain-containing protein: MQAYVYKSLRKADTYIYLAARDDFARLPEPLRGQLGQLAYVLEVVLTPERKLAQEDPAVVRENLATRGFHLQFPPTAADPMTEDWGTDA
- a CDS encoding alpha/beta hydrolase family protein, with the translated sequence MRLCRSLPATLLAAALLGGPALAADPPTLAPSEPLTLAQTMADPDWIGPPVEAAWWSWDGRSVQYRLKRDGSPVRDTWRQGIDGGTAQMVDGADLADLDGRRPVYDSQRRRMAFVRNGDIFVRDLHNGVLTQVTRSEAHESRPQWSRDGNLVFRAGNDWFQWRAGQGISQAALVKATDDPGKAPKADDLRDRQLRLVETLRTEREQRDTQREQDMQWRAADPTRAPAPVYLGKDVVIEDSVLSPDGRWLLAVTHAKGDNGGQRGKMPKYVTESGYEEFEEVRTRVGRKDPQPHRLWLVETATAKVNELKFDALPGIGDDPLASLRKAADQDPLKGERPLRVAIDGSGPAIEWSDDGRNVAVMLRAIDNKDRWIATVDLANARLQPRHRLTDPAWINWRYNDFGWTPDGTLWLLSEQSGYSHLYVIEGNGRPRALTSGRWEVSSPQLSADGRSFYFTCNRDWPGDYEVCTVDRDGGNVREVTALDGVEDFALSPDGTRLLVRHSASYLPPQVAVIGTDGSGLARLTDTRKPAFKHRDWIEPEYVQVPSRHGADAIWGKFYGPKDYVPGRSYPIVLFVHGAGYLQNVHDRYPVYFREQMFHNLLVDSGYIVLDLDYRASAGHGRDWRTAIYRQMGHPELEDYLDGIEWLVEQKQGDRDRVGIYGGSYGGFMAFMALFREPGVFKAGAALRPVTDWSQYNHEYTSNILNTPELDPEAYQRSSPIEYAEGLQDHLLIAHGMIDDNVFYKDSVMLAQRLIELRKDKWELASYPMERHGFVHPDSWYDEYRRIFELFERALKDGE
- a CDS encoding type IV secretion system protein, which translates into the protein MQMVQLVALTLLTLWVFVQGCRVMTGQMRDSMMQLTVNTLRAVLIVTAAISFGSFDDPITRYVTTDMKNGFHWVITGEEGSPEDDIDASKEKERAVTMIGLAVGRGPHDGPKTLEAIESRWPQGQTQA